GATTTTTCAAGAGAGATGCAAGCAGCAAAGTTGAAAAATCAGGATGAGAAACTATGTATTAATATTTTATAGTCATAGGGCTTTAAATAGCCAAATAAACAAAGTAGGAAACTCCTACCATTAAAGTACTAGACTAACTATAACTAAGAAACTGAATATTATAGTAAATAAAATATTAGACTGCAACTAAACAACTAACTATCCTAAAAAAATTGTAACAGTGCCAATGCAACATGGAATAGGCCTTTCCTTTGGAATAGCTTCGGAGACCGTCTGTCCAGGTAAGCAATAGGTGTGTGCAATTTTTGACCATTTACGGTGATTATCTCAAGTAACTTTTTTTTGGTGTAAGTGTAACGGGATTTAAAGTTAGAACTTTGACGAGATAAATTCGATTAACGTGACTCAATTTTAATAATGCTGAGCACTACCACTATATGAGAAATAAAATCGTTATGTGGCAAGGTCTAGGTTTCATGAATATTAATTAATGTATTTCTTGTAGTATATTCCAATTTATTAAACAAGGATCCTGATTTTCCAGTACATTAGTTATGTAGCATCTTACAGAACACGGGTCTTATTTTAGAACTCGTTGTCCTTAAAACTTCTGATAATTTAATGTCTCTTAAGTCAATATGATGATATCTTTTGTACCTAGGCAATACTTAAATAGTTCAACGTATTTTCTAGTTTGAAGCTCGTGCTCTCACGTTCTTAATTAAGTTCCAAAATCTCACCAAACAGCTAGTTGAAATTGACATATTACCAACATGCTTACCACCTCTACTAGAGACTATTTAAATTTCACTCTTGTGATGATTCTCAATTGCATCACATAATCATATGGCAAAATCAACTAATTCCCTCCAACTATTTTCATGTCTTCTAATATGTTTAATTTCCACCATAGTAGCCAGTAAATCAAGCCACGAACATGCAACTAAAGAAGTACATGATTATCTTCCAAGTTATTATCCTCAACCTCACAAAAACCTCCTCAATGTCATTGATTCATGTTGGAGATTGAACGATGATTGGTCATCCAATCGGAAGGCTTTAGCAGATTGCGCAATAGGCTTCGGAAGTAGTACAATAGGAGGTAAAAATGGTGATATTTATATAGTCACTGACTCCTCTGATGACCCCGTAAATCCTAAACCAGGCACACTTAGATATGGTGCAATTCAATCCGAGCCACTTTGGATCATTTTCAAAATGGACATGGCACTTACACTTAAAAATGAGCTTATGGTGAATAGTTACAAGACTATAGATGGCAGAGGTGCAAAAATTGAGATTTCTAATGGTCCATGCATCACGTTGGACTATGTAACAAATGTTATTATCCATGGGATTAGTATCCATGATTGTAAGCCTGGTAAAAAGGGCATGGTTCAGAGTAGTCCTGAACATGTTGGTGAAAGATTAGGCTCTGATGGCGATGCCATAAGTGTGTTTGGTTCGTCGAATATTTGGATTGATCATTGCTATCTTGCTCGTGCAACAGATGGCCTACTCGATGTTATTCATGCTTCCACTGCAGTTACCATCTCCAACAATTACTTCACTGAGCACGACAAAGTAAGTCATGTTGTTGTATAGTTGAAACAGTTTTAAAATAAATGTAATGTTTATACTAAATTCGCAACCCATTGACTTGAAATGAAGTATGATTAACGTAGCAGGTGGAATGGTATTCTACTTCAACTGAACTAAACACCTGGACCCACCTTTGATAGAAACATGTAGTGATCGTTTAGTTCTCTGACCTTAAATGAAATTTCCAGGTTATGTTATTGGGTCACAATGATGAATATACTGCAGACAGAAGTATGAAAGTCACGGTAGTTTTCAACCATTTTGGCCGTGAACTAGTTCAAAGAATGCCAAGGTACATTCAAGATTATCCAAGATTAGTGATCACAATAATCGACCAAGTATTTAACAGTAATTACGATTATCAAACATTTGACAATTTTTTTCTTACAGGGTTAGGCATGGGTATGCTCATGTGGCCaataattattatgatcaatggtTAATGTATGCCATTGGTGGGAGTGCAAATCCAACAATACTCAGTGAAGGAAATTACTTCATTGCTCCTGACAAAGATTCCAACAAAGAGGTATGCAAACATCAAACTACTTGTCCTCAAATTGGAAACCACAAATTTAGTTTAGACAAAAACAGCTCATACTAATGTCATCGCCATCGCTATATATAGATGATTTACGTTAGCCATGATAAAAATTACAGGTCACCAAGAGGGAGACTCAAGAAAAAGGATGGAAGAATTGGAAATGGAGGTCTTCCAAGGATGTGTTTTTGAATGGAGCTTATTTTCTTCCATCTGGATATGGAGGTATTGCTCCAAAGTACACGAGAGAACAATCGTTTATTGTTGCTCAAGGATCGTTAACTCCCTCTTTAACTTCCGACGCTGGTCCTCTTCAATGTGTTGTCAATGAACCTTGCTAATACAAAATTTGAGGCAGCACTTTTTAATGCCTCAGAGTATACATAATCTTGGAtttttatatgtttaatttatCCTTAGAGTATACCATATTTAGTTTGTTCAAGACAGATTCAGGATGTTGGAGTTTAAGTTTATTTGAGATATGCAGAGAGTTGTATTCCTTATCATAGTTTCATACACAATTTGTTTTGTTCAGAATGACAATTTTCAAGGGTGTAATACAATGTCAAAGGAGAAGATTATATAAACCTTCGTGAATTGTATATGCTTTTATCATCTGCAACAGAAGTTTAAGCTCAAAACTGGACATTGGAGATATTCAAATAGATTAAACTTTACAATCAACCAACTTAACTGGGGCTCAAAACTAGACTTGAATTTGATTCACACAAGAAATGGAGTTTTGGAAAGTGAAACAAAAATTTGCCTCACAAGGTACTGAGATTCGCTAAGACATTCCTCACTCCACATACAAGCAATGCAAAACATGCTAAGACCAAAAGTTGATTCCTTAAACATACAAACAGAACCAATTAACATGCAAGAATAAgctatataaaaaatttaaaaagaggagggagaaaaagttgaaaaatgataaagaaaagaggagaagaaattaaagaaagaaataTTAATTCAAAAGAAGATCTTAGAAGAGTCTATTCTCATTTGTTTGAACTCCATGAGTTACTGGCGCTTTTGCTCTCAGTTTCTTCAAGTACCATACACCGGCTCCTATTCCAAATGCCCCTGCTACTGAAACTGCTGTTGCTGTCCCTGCAGTACTTCAATTAATTGAGTTATAAAACTGAAAGTTCTTAATATATCAATCAGCTAATGGGCATTGATCAATAAATTTTATAGTTACCTGCAACAACAACTCTTCTGTGAGAGCCCGTACGATCTGAAAATCATTAAAAATAAATCAACTTGATCCATATATACTTAATCAAAAAGATTTACCTTAACAAAATTGATAAATATCTTTATAGTGATGCATGCTCAAATCAAACAATGATGACAAAAATAGAAAAGGCCAGACAGTATAATTCAGATAGCAGAATACGTTTCAGAACGCAAGTTTAAGTTCTATGCATTGACAGTATATAAAATATTTACACAATCGGTAACTTACAGGTAACTTTATTTAATAAGATTTGACAATTTAACTTAATCTGACATGTCAAATAATGCGGAGTGCATATAACTCAAAGGGATAATTACCTTTTCGGACCTCCCTAAACAATAATAGCCAAaaaatgtatatgttttgtatactaaatataaaatacataatatacatataatatacactaaCTTAAATCCTTCAGACATACCATTACAGTTGGTGGTACTGTTCCCTTTGTCACACAGGCACAAGAAATCCTGTGTTTCTGCATCAAATCCACAAGTTCCCCCTCCCTTAGCAGTATCTTGACACTGCAAGCATCGCGTAGTGACCGGAATATCAAAATCAACTCTAATCCCATACTCGGGAGCCTGATCAAACGCGGGGGTTGAACCAAGATTCCTCCAATACACACTAGTATAGCTTGCACAATGCTTCAACATGAGCCTCAAAGATTCAGTAgctttgggatagtaagaacAACACGAGCTACTCCTCAAAGCAGAAGGACATTCGGGCATATGCCTACAAAGATAACTCGAACTATCACAGGTTGAATCACACTGATCAGGGAAACGCTCGCAGAACATTGGTTTTGGCTCAACTAACACATCACTTTCACTACAATTGAAGAACAAGTAGTCATTTTCAGAGGATAAAGTGAAATGTGTGCTAGTATCTAGACTAAACGGCCTGGTTGGTCTAAAATGGTCACCATCTAGGCAATTCCACATTAAGGGGTCGGTCACAAGAATATGAGGATCCGTATAACTTAAATTTCTAACAGGGTATCTACCAGAAGGAGTTCTAAGTTGAAGCTGACCAGCAGTACATACAAGAATATGCCTATAATATGGACTTCCACAGCCATCATCAATGCCAAAAGGGTACTGAATTGGTAGATCACCACAAGAAGTTCTGCATATTCTTGATTGAGCTTCTATTATGCTCAGAAATTGAAGTGTAAGGAAAATAGTAAAGATGGACAAAGTTGATATGCAATTGATTGTTAGTGAAATGGCCATGTGAAACTTGATTGAAGGTTTTGACACTGATGATTGATCTTTGAACCAAGATTTGTATAGTTAAGGGAGACTGCAGCATTAGGAAAAGTGTTTATGATGATTAAGGAGAATCTTTGCTGTTGGTTTTTGCTTTATATATACCTTTCACTTTTCTCACTTTTTCTTTTCAGAAGCTTCATTTTGTAACTGGTGGAGCAGTGGGAAATGCTTTCGCTTTAGAAATAATTGAAGTTAGATAACtttttttcaaatgaaaaatagtAGTAGCATGTTTTCAGTTGGC
Above is a genomic segment from Lycium barbarum isolate Lr01 chromosome 12, ASM1917538v2, whole genome shotgun sequence containing:
- the LOC132623947 gene encoding probable pectate lyase 16 yields the protein MAKSTNSLQLFSCLLICLISTIVASKSSHEHATKEVHDYLPSYYPQPHKNLLNVIDSCWRLNDDWSSNRKALADCAIGFGSSTIGGKNGDIYIVTDSSDDPVNPKPGTLRYGAIQSEPLWIIFKMDMALTLKNELMVNSYKTIDGRGAKIEISNGPCITLDYVTNVIIHGISIHDCKPGKKGMVQSSPEHVGERLGSDGDAISVFGSSNIWIDHCYLARATDGLLDVIHASTAVTISNNYFTEHDKVMLLGHNDEYTADRSMKVTVVFNHFGRELVQRMPRVRHGYAHVANNYYDQWLMYAIGGSANPTILSEGNYFIAPDKDSNKEVTKRETQEKGWKNWKWRSSKDVFLNGAYFLPSGYGGIAPKYTREQSFIVAQGSLTPSLTSDAGPLQCVVNEPC
- the LOC132623948 gene encoding LEAF RUST 10 DISEASE-RESISTANCE LOCUS RECEPTOR-LIKE PROTEIN KINASE-like 2.7 isoform X1 yields the protein MAISLTINCISTLSIFTIFLTLQFLSIIEAQSRICRTSCGDLPIQYPFGIDDGCGSPYYRHILVCTAGQLQLRTPSGRYPVRNLSYTDPHILVTDPLMWNCLDGDHFRPTRPFSLDTSTHFTLSSENDYLFFNCSESDVLVEPKPMFCERFPDQCDSTCDSSSYLCRHMPECPSALRSSSCCSYYPKATESLRLMLKHCASYTSVYWRNLGSTPAFDQAPEYGIRVDFDIPVTTRCLQCQDTAKGGGTCGFDAETQDFLCLCDKGNSTTNCNDRTGSHRRVVVAGTATAVSVAGAFGIGAGVWYLKKLRAKAPVTHGVQTNENRLF
- the LOC132623948 gene encoding uncharacterized protein LOC132623948 isoform X2 — protein: MAISLTINCISTLSIFTIFLTLQFLSIIEAQSRICRTSCGDLPIQYPFGIDDGCGSPYYRHILVCTAGQLQLRTPSGRYPVRNLSYTDPHILVTDPLMWNCLDGDHFRPTRPFSLDTSTHFTLSSENDYLFFNCSESDVLVEPKPMFCERFPDQCDSTCDSSSYLCRHMPECPSALRSSSCCSYYPKATESLRLMLKHCASYTSVYWRNLGSTPAFDQAPEYGIRVDFDIPVTTRCLQCQDTAKGGGTCGFDAETQDFLCLCDKGNSTTNCNDRTGSHRRVVVAVLQGQQQQFQ